Part of the Spinacia oleracea cultivar Varoflay chromosome 5, BTI_SOV_V1, whole genome shotgun sequence genome, ttttataacagtttttattatgtatatataattCGAGCTTCTCGAGCTTTTCGAGTCGAGTATCAAGTTGCTCGACTCGACTCGTTAAATTTTCGAGTCGATCTCGAGCTCGAGTCGAGCTGATTCGAGTCGAGTTTTgaccgagctttgaccgagtCGGGTTCGAGTAGCTCGCGAGTTCGGGGAGCTCATAAGCACCCCTATTCACAGTAAACGTTGTGATTTTTTCTTGTAATTTTGATCACCACCTAATAGATAAGGAACACTGTTTGGCCATTGGATGTGCTTCTTTTTGAGTTGTGCGGGATGGGCCACGACTTAGTGAAGTATTCTCATCACCCCAGGTAGATTTGAGAGATCCAGATATGGTAATATCCGTGAACGTACTTGGTCATCACCTAGAGAATGTGGATTTTTTTTAACAGTCTCTTTTTATACGCTTTAATTGGGACAACAACAATGATGTGCAGGAAGCATCATCTCCCATTCAAACTTTGCAACGAATGAAGCAGGTGAACCAGGTTATTCATACAAGTGATCACACCAACATATCAGCGGAAGGCCCAAGTCCTATCTACCTAGACTGCTTGAGTTCCCTAACTCCATTGGAAAGACAAATATGCCAACATATAGCTCGAGAGAACACCGGCTACCCTGCATACTGGCCCCCAGGTTACCAAATGTACCTCACATTTGGAGAATCGCATGTTGTGTACCCAGACTCAAGAGTTACAGGCCACATACGTATTACTATTGGCGTTGAATAATCTAATAGTATCAAATTGTTTGTTAACACAATTTTTTAATTGCAGTTTATTGACATGTACTTGTATGATCTGGAACGTCGCGCACCGCATGAAGGGAATACGAAGTTGATTTTGCCGACTTTATTCCAGGTAGTAAAATCTGTaaacaatatatatattaagAATACTATATTTGGGTCGTTTTATTTAGGCGTGAGTTCTACTGACCAACAAACCAAACGTTTCTTATAGGCTGTTGTTCTGAAAAATGATGTACGTAACGCGTATGTGGCTAACGAAAACTTAATTCAACATGCTTGGGAACGTACCGCTTCATATCTACCTGATGATTTGACCCAGATTAGCACGTTTTATACAATTGTTCAATGCCGTTCCTTAAATTACAACTAGTTATTGTAAtaattttgtttgtttggtGATTGTAGGTGTACATTCCTGCATATGATTTTCAAAATGAATCCTGTGAGCATTGGTTTTTGTTGGTCGTCAAAATACATGATAAAGAGGTGTGGATTATGGATTCTATTGGTGTTTCGAGTTCACGATTCACTCTCGCATTAGATCTGGTCAGTAAGAAATAAATTTTGCCTTGTTTACATTTTTCTGTAGTCGTTTAGAACAATTGAAATTGTTTATTTAGTGAGTACCAGGGATACTTTAGGAACTTACCAATGTTGGTCCATGATCAAATCAATACTCTAGTAAAATTGCTAAAAAATAAATGCTATATTATAATAGATAAGGAAGGCGTCAGAAGTATTCAAGAATCATAGGTTGAATGCAGTTTTTCAAGATGTTGCACACTTTTCTTATAATAAACCTCAATGCAAGATCCAACCGAACGGGTATGAATTGTGATTTTCATATGTCACACTAGTCGTATCTTATTTAATATTCTCACACTAATCAGTTAGTTGATGATGATTGATAatttaatgtttgtttgttcAGACATGATTGTGGCATGTATGTAATCAAGTATATCGAAGATGGAAACGTTCATGATATACCTAACATATCCTATACGGTAACAACTCTTTTTACGATATTATTCCTTGGAAATTTAACTATATGAAAAACTGTAACTAAAAACGTTCGAACTGTGTTTCCATTGAATGGTGTACATTTTAGCCAAATTGCAGACGGCCGAGATGCTGGTGGAACGACTAAAATGTTTGGCCAAGCTCGTCTCAAGTAAGTTCAATGATCGCGCCATTGTCGAACGATTGTCTTCTGAAGTTTTCAAGTAATTCCAGTTCGCGAGTAAGAAAAATTTGACGTACATGTATATTTTGGACAGCAACGTAGCATGTCATACTGTAACCGTTTTGGAATGATAGTTAAACCGAAACCTTTTGGATCCATAGTTAGATTAATGATACCTTTTGGAATGCAACGTCCTTGTATGATTTGGAAACAATGTAAACAAAGTAACTTACTGATCAATTTAATAGTAGCCAAGTACATGTTAATGTTTTATGGTGGCTACCACTGAAGGATTTGGTTATTACCAAGCACATGCAATAATGAATATAGTTCTAATGTGGCAGAGTTAGTTGGCGAATTAATGCTTGCTTTGAACAACCCCACCCACCAATGCAAGTCTACAAGACCTAGGTACCTACATGCATTCAATCAATGACATATGATTCAGGTACCTACCAAGCATGGAAACATACCTATGTATCTACATGCATTCTATCAATGACATATGATTCAGGTACTTACCAAGCATGGAAACAGACCTAGGTACCTACATGCATTTAATCTATGACATATGATTCAGGTACCTACCACGCATGGAAACAGTAGGATACGACCACTCATTTCAATCAATGAACTTGTTGAAGActttaaataaattttaatgcttttttttaaaagaagtcAGGTATTGTTGGAAGACTAAGGTATGAAAATAATAGGTGATTACCAAGCATAAGTTCAAACCGTGGTAAATTACCCAGGTAACTACCATGAAAGCAGAATCCAATGTCTGTTAAGTTGATAACACCTTTATAAATAGAGGTCTGTTTTTTATTTCCAATATCCatcacttccctttctttctcatttcaaaCAACCATccatatttttctttctttttcccctCTTGTTCTCGACGGAAATGGCTCCCTCATACAAACAACCCCCAAAACCCCAAGACAATCATTCCATTACGAGGGCAAATGAAGAAATCAGGCAGGCGAAGAAATTTCTACGTGAATGTATATCCGATAGGACAACCAACCTACGTTGGGAAGGCAATGACAATGATTCAGAAACTTTGAAGTATTTGCTCGAACGATATGATGAAGTGGAGAAAGGAATTGCAGAAGTGAATAAGGAAATGATAACCGGCCTTAAAATTTGCGAGGAAGAGAAGATAAGGTTAAGGTCAATCCAAAGGAATTTGTTCATGTCGCTTCACGAGGCATTACACATTGCAAACCGCCCTCAACTATGTGAGTTTATCAAACAATTGCTTGACCAGTATGATGAAGTGGAACAACGGGTGAGGGAACTGAATCTAGCTATTGAACCTATTAAGAACACTGTATTTgattgataaattgaattatacGTTGGCTATTCAAGTAGAATTAAGATGTTGTTCGAGTATTCTTAATTGGGTTACCTGTGGTTATCATATGTCAGTATTCATGGTAATCACTATTTTGTTATATGTATTAAGATGGATTAATAGAAAATCACTTCTTGATTGACTCGAACACTAATTTAACTTGGTAGTCACCAAACATGCAGTAGGGTAATCACCTTTAGATATCCCAATACTCTCAACTTTATGGTGTGTATACCATCTGGCTATTACCACGCTGTGAATTGGTACCTACTATTCGTTATATGTAACCCCTTACCACTTACCTTTCTGTATCCTTTTTTCTATACTATTTATCTCTATCTTGTTAAGCAATATGTTGATTCTTTTATGTGGAAATTATCAATcctcaaaatatttttttatacatCTTGAAAATATACGTTATTTAAGTTACAGATTAATCGGTAGTTTATTTTTGAGTAGTTTTCATGTTTGTTATTGGCTAGCTTAATCGAAATtcgaatttgaattatttagttGTTAGTTAGTAATTATATCATGAAGGCTTTTGATGTGAAAGGTAACACCGTCTTGCATCCCCAGGTTATTGATAATATCCTGTGTGTTGTTGGCAAGTACCTAACTTTGACATGGTACCGGCTAGCCATCCAACGGTTCCGTCAAACCACCTGTTTACATATTCCTCTTGTGGGACCCAAATTATATGGTTCTAAGAGCTTTCGGTCCTGTTTTCCTTCCGTCTACCTCTATTTAAACCGTAGTTCCATTAGCAAACCTAAACCTAGCTCAAAAACAAATTCGTCAAATCCCCCAAATTTGTTCAAGTAATCTTCCAATTTTCCAATTAAAATTCCTTAAGCTAACAAAATTCGGTAATTTGCCCCTATTATCAGCATGGTTAGCGTTGTGAAGCAGGTAATTTTTGAAAAtcttaaattagagttcttcgTTTATAAAATTTGGGGGATTCATAATCTGGGCTTTAAAAGTCAATTAATTGTTGCAGGTTCATGGACCACGTGATTATTGTTATTGTGGAGCTGCTGTTTCAAGGCTAACTGCTTGTACTCGTGAAAATCCAGGTAGAAAATTCATTGCTTGCAAGTACTATGATCGAGAAACGGAAACAAGGAGATGCAACTATTTCTGGTGGCTAGATTTGGATAACACTACATGGCAGAGGGATGTCATTAACCAGCTCTTGTTGGAAAAAAGGTTGATGAAAATCGAGATGAATGCTATGAACAAAGAGATTGAAGAGTTGAGGTACCCGAGAATGAGGTTCATGAATAGGAATGGGGGAGCAGATCATATGTTACTATTCATGGGTTTCTTGATGTTTGTAGTCATTGTAGTTGCATTAGTGGTTTTATTCAAGTAGAATTAAGTTGTTGTTCGAGTATTCTTAGGATTCCATTAGTGATTCGCATTTAGGATGTTATGTATGTTCGAatatttttgaatttaggaTGTTAACCAGAAGTTGTTTCCCATCAACTCCCAAGTTCCGTTTGGTAACTACCAACGGAACTGTAGTTCTTTGAACGAAGCAAATCTCTTAATGAAAGTATATATTCATTTGCATAAGATAATAAATTTGCAAATAATTTTGTTGTTAACTAGTGGGGTACCTTATACGAAATTAACTTCTCGAGTCATTCATGGGGTACCTACACGGCTACACTTATTTTACTTCGTAGGTGCTAAGATAAGTTATGGGAATTACCTTCACGTTGTGTAAACCACCTGGGCATTACCAAGCTCTTATATGGTGCCTACCATAATTATAACAACGGTTTTATTATCTGAtgggtagttactatttttttcaatatttttatttgatAACTGCCATGTTTAAGTTGGTTGGTTTTTGAAATAACCTTTTTTGTAAGCGGTTGAAACCGTTTTTCTGACTTCTATATAAGAAACCAAACGTATAAACATTTTCATCCTGAAAAGAACAAGCGGTCACAATGGCGATGTTCAAGTCCAAGTATTTTATTCTGTTCTTTGACAAAGAGAAAAATAGAGAGACAGTGGTATGCTAAAGTTTCCCCTAACTTTGCTTGTGATTATGCAACTTTTTCCATGTAAATGTTTTTTATATGGTATTCCTGTTTGTGAtggaaattaacaattttttgcGTGTTTTAACAGAATGTACCGGGAAACTTCAGTTATAAGGTGCGTGACATTGTTAGTAGAGACATGGATCATGGGTTCCTACGAATGGCGCATACAGCAAGGACGTGGCACGTGCATTTGTGGCGTTCCAAGGGGGACGTGGTTATCGGACTTGGATGGCAACAGTTCGTTCTTGATTTGAATATCAAGAATGGAGATTTTATATATTTCTATTACGCTAAGGGTGGGCGATTTAATGTAAGGGTCTTCAACAGTACTATAATCAGGGTTTctcactcaagtattgtaataTAGAACCATGTTTTATACAAAAGTCGGTAATGACCAATTGGTATACAAATATGGTGTTATACAAATATGGTGTTATCCATCCAAGAGAATTTAAGTTGTATCTTCGGTGAGTACCATGTTTAAGTTGGTTGGTTTTTGAAATAACCGTTTTTTTGTAAGCGGCTGAAACCTTGTGATTATACTTGTAAAACACATACACGTAATACTCATAAACACCTGGTCTCGCGCAATTTTTTGTCGTTTTTTATATGGCCCAGCGGAGTAACTTGAATCATAAACTTGAGCCTGCTTCCCACAAATGTCGACAACCAATAGAAACCAATGATCTGGTTTTTCTGAATAACAGGGGATGTATATCTACAAAGAAGCAAAGCATAACAGGCAAAAAGTAGTAAATATTAATTCATGTCGATTGTCGGTAACTAACCCTAAAATAATCCATAACTAACTGCCAACTTAAAATCACCTTCTAGCACTTTTCAGGATCACCGGTCAAATACGATGGCAAGCTCCACCCAATGGTCCCGCCCTGTAATTTCTTCAAGTCCATAACCTACGAGAGAGGAAATGATGTATATTCACGCATGTTCTATATAAGGAAATGATGTATAGTTTAATACATTACTTACCTGTAGGGTCGTAGGAATACACCACAAGTTAGGATTCTCAACCGAGACCAGAATGCAAGCCAAATTTACCACATGATAAATATTAGATAAATACTTAAGGGATGATTGAAAATGGATGCTGAAACATAAACGTAGACAAGCCTTACCTGGTCCGACACTAAGCTCGTGGGATACAAATTGCGTAACTCCAGCCTTGATGCGTCAAACTCTTTGCACTTGACGAGAATTTCACTGTGGAATCCATACAACCCAGACCAACCCAAATATAAAATTCATATACACCGTTCTATGTTACCAAAACACACGTAAGAAGTTCAGCTTACCATTTATCTCTTCGATCGTCAAACACATACTCAGCTATGTGCTTTGCAGAGGTGGTCAACATATTTCCCATGGAAGCTCTCATTTTCGACCTTTCAATTTTGAAGGGTAGAACTTGTTCATCTTTACCAGCAAAAATCTGACACAGAATATCAATAAGTCCAAAGATAACTGTAATTTTAAATAACAGGAAAAAAATCTGGGGTTGGCAATGTCCATCATATTATCATAGACATTACCAACTTAGTGAAACACGCAAACAATTCATATTTCAAAGTACAAAATGAGATCTTTTCTGTTGGTAGGCACAGTATGGACAACACAGTATGGACATTACCAACTTAGTGAAACAAGCACAGTATGGACATTAGCAATTCTGGAAATGAGTTACTACCTTCTGTTCCTTTGGTGCTTTCTCTGGCGGAGGGGCATCTGATGCTTTCCTTTTTAAACTCTCTCTCGAACCACCGCCAACAAGACCGTCATCCTCACTATTTTTGTCGCACACCTTGTTTTTCGGGCCACAATCATTGTTGTCCACATCATCACCGGCGTTCCCTTTGACACTCTCACTCGAACTACCCACTGCGTCGTCATCCTTATTACCTTTGTCACCATCATTGTTGTGCATTTCATCACCAGGTTCTTCATCCTCCCCTACCGGCATCTGCTGATTAGTCTTATCCTGCGAATTATTCTTCTCCGCTTCCGCCAAAAGGCTCCCCGGCTCCTCCACCACTTTTCGACCCGCCATATCCACCCTCTCTTGCTCCTGTTTCTCCTCCTCCAGTTTTATGTTCTCTTTTTCTGTCGTAGTGTTATCTCTCTCTTTGTTCTCTTCTGTCTCCAGCTTCGCCTCCTCCGTGTTCATATTCTTAGTTGTTTCTTCGCTATTCAAACACCCACTTTCCTCACCGTCCAGTGTTTCCTGCCCGTCTGTTTCCTCAACCACCCTATCCTCCTGACGTTGTTTCTCCAGCTCATGTCTTTCCATTTCCCTGTCCTCCTCCTGTTTTTTCTCTAACCTCTTCCTCTCTTCGTTCTCTAACCTCTCCCTCTCTTCGTTCTCTAACCTCTCCCTCTCTTCCTTCTCTAACCTCTCCCTCTCCTCCTGTATTCTCTGATAATCCTCCTCTTCATTCAGCTTTCTTGCGTCTGTCCCATCCTCATCTGCCATCATGTTATCTGCGTCTTTACCAGACTCCTCGACATTCACACTATTATCTTTTTCGTCTCTATCCTTCTCCAGCTTCCTAGATCATATTCCTTGTTCAGCAGGCAGGTCACGAATTCTAAACCTACTACCTTCGTCAGATTTCTGTTTTTTCACCACTTCCAAGGCAACCGTCTCCTTATTCTCTTCGCTTCCATACTCATCATTTCCTGTCCCTGCACTATTTCCTCCAGTTATTTGTCCTCCCGATAGGCCTTCATTGTTATCCCTCGACAAGTTCTCTATAAAAACTGCATCGCCACCGCAAATGAAATTAGATAAATGTGGGTTTTAAAAAACACAAGCACAAGTATATCTACCAAAGTTTTAAATGGTTACTAACTCTGTTTGTAATACATAGTGCTGACATCCGTTCTTAGCACTTCAAGCTTGTCAAGGACAAGATTAAACATTAACTCCATCTTTCGATCATGATCTATGACCAACTTACGCGAGATGGACAACTACGTAGATTCGATTAACTTCATAAGCTGGCGACAAGGTTTGCATGCTTGCATGTTAGTACTTGCAAATAatgtaaatagaaaaataatatGGTCCAAAGTACTTACATTAGATGTTTGGTAATCGTTCACAAAGCTGAAAATATGATTATCCAAGTTCTCGGTGGCTTTGTCACTCCAATCACGGATCCTAGGTAGTGAATAATTGCAGAGTTGATCCAAAGAACTTGTGGTAGAGTACTCTAAAAAAAGGGTCTTCAAAACACACGTCTAATAAATATAAACTCAAGTGTAAACTAACAGAGTAGGATGCGTTGAATTTTAAAAACTCTATCCTGGTAGGGTCCAAAAAACGATGACCCCAACTTTAATGTATATGGACACTTCCAGAGGATCACATAGAGCACATAAAGGATGATGCATAATAAATTACGTATCAAACCAAACGCTTACGAGGGAAACTACCACTAATTCACCTATTCTTGAGTAGAATTTTAAAAACT contains:
- the LOC130461702 gene encoding uncharacterized protein is translated as MELMFNLVLDKLEVLRTDVSTMYYKQIFIENLSRDNNEGLSGGQITGGNSAGTGNDEYGSEENKETVALEVVKKQKSDEGSRKLEKDRDEKDNSVNVEESGKDADNMMADEDGTDARKLNEEEDYQRIQEERERLEKEERERLENEERERLENEERKRLEKKQEEDREMERHELEKQRQEDRVVEETDGQETLDGEESGCLNSEETTKNMNTEEAKLETEENKERDNTTTEKENIKLEEEKQEQERVDMAGRKVVEEPGSLLAEAEKNNSQDKTNQQMPVGEDEEPGDEMHNNDGDKGNKDDDAVGSSSESVKGNAGDDVDNNDCGPKNKVCDKNSEDDGLVGGGSRESLKRKASDAPPPEKAPKEQKIFAGKDEQVLPFKIERSKMRASMGNMLTTSAKHIAEYVFDDRRDKCEILVKCKEFDASRLELRNLYPTSLVSDQVMDLKKLQGGTIGWSLPSYLTGDPEKC